Part of the Methylophaga nitratireducenticrescens genome is shown below.
TTCCAGCACGCCACGCCAAACCAGAAAGAAAGTAACCAGCAACCGGCCCAGACGGCCATTACCATCATTGAAAGGATGAATCGTTTCAAACTGATAATGGATCAGCGCACACTGGACCAACACGGGTAAATCATTTTCCTGATACAGGTACTTTTCAAGCTTATCCAGCGCCGCCTGCATTTCTTCCACTGGCGGTGGAATAAATCGTGCTGTTTTCAGGTTAGCACCGCCAATCCAGTTTTGTCCGCTACGAAACTCACCAGGTGTTAAGGTCGACATGCCACCACGAACTGCCTGCATTAACACATCATGAATTTCACGTAAGAGGCACAAGGACATGGGGAATTCATCCTGCTGCAATCTATGCAGTCCATAACGCATCGCTTTAACGTAATTGACGACCTCGCCAACATCGACAGTGGGGATATGTTCTTCATCTGCCCCTAATACATCGGTCAGCGAAGATTGGGTTCCTTCTATCTGTGAGGAGAGCAAGGCTTCCTTTTGAATAAACATCGCCACAAAAAGCTCGGGGCTGGGAAGCACACTCGCTATCGTATTGATTGCGCCCAGGGCTCTGTCTGCATCAGACAGTAGTAACGATAACTCTCCGTCCAAACTGAGTGGCGGTTCAGGTGGTAAGTCTGTTGGGTGAAAGGCCTTATAGCCTGTCAGCGTCTGTCGATATACGCCGCTACGACTCATGACTTTCCCTGAAATATGGCTGCATTTTTCACTCTATATTTCACTAAACAATAATTAGGGATTGATATTACACCCATATTTTCAATAACAGAAATATGGGTGTGTTTTGATATTCCATATTTCATATGAACTGCTCATTTTGCAGAAATGAGCAGTTCGTTAACGTTAACTGTTGTTTTGCAGAAATGCCCGTGTTTCGTCCATGGCATCCACGGCTAGAACGGAATCAGCAAAAATTACTTGATAATGCAGTATTTCAGGATTGAGGTCTTGCCATTGTTTAAGTGCGACCGCTTTACGTCCCTCCTGACTCAACGCCTCTTCTCCTTTTGAATGACGCGCTAAATCGGTATGCACTTCAGCACTAAAGCGATCATTTTTCACTTCAACCACAAGGTGCTTGCCATCTTTACGTTGAATGACAAAATCCGGGGTATAACGGTGCCAGCGACCATCTTCGCCCAGATATTCAGCAAACAGATCGGTTTTATTCGGGTCAGTCAGACCGCCGGTAAACCAGACGCCTTCAATATTGTCCTGATGCTCGCCGATAAGCGCGATAACACGTTGCAGATATTCCGTTTCCGGGGCGGAATCAAAGTTATAGCCTTCATAGTGAAACGAAACCTGTCGTGCCAATTCATGATCCGGCAGATCTTC
Proteins encoded:
- a CDS encoding Fic family protein, which translates into the protein MSRSGVYRQTLTGYKAFHPTDLPPEPPLSLDGELSLLLSDADRALGAINTIASVLPSPELFVAMFIQKEALLSSQIEGTQSSLTDVLGADEEHIPTVDVGEVVNYVKAMRYGLHRLQQDEFPMSLCLLREIHDVLMQAVRGGMSTLTPGEFRSGQNWIGGANLKTARFIPPPVEEMQAALDKLEKYLYQENDLPVLVQCALIHYQFETIHPFNDGNGRLGRLLVTFFLVWRGVLEEPMLYLSAYLKTHQQEYYDRLMQVRNSGNYEAWVKFFLEGVITVSEQVVSTTKRLQQLERDHTDRLIAANAGQEGIRLLRYLMQQPVVMVKDITKALKISYGKANKLIATFESTGLLQQINHGKRNRRFAYKDYIDILAEGTEMTMDDTANG